One segment of Gemmatimonadota bacterium DNA contains the following:
- the hisC gene encoding histidinol-phosphate transaminase — protein MTYLQNIKPEVRALHGYHLTAYDCPIKLNQNESPFDVPDSLKDDILRAVRDKSWSRYPEPMQMDLVEALADHVGVQPEGLIVCNGSNTLVQLVLGVVSAPGVQVVIPSPSFSLYGLYTDIFSGRVLDIPLTENYGFDIPALCRAASEKNVRLIILCSPNNPTGCAISNTDLDKLLSSTSALVMVDEAYGEFYTQTAIDLLPKHPNLIVLKTLSKAFGAAGIRIGYLIAHPDLRDEIIKGKIPFDINIFSHTAAMAILNHKDLIQKRIAFICAERERVFQSLTQIDGVTPYPSHANLILFEVADPDRVFTGLIEQGVLIRNVTSYPMLDRALRVSIGTERENDLFLDALKRTLSEAV, from the coding sequence ATGACCTACCTCCAAAACATAAAACCCGAAGTCCGCGCCCTGCACGGGTACCATCTCACAGCCTACGACTGTCCCATCAAGCTCAACCAGAACGAAAGCCCATTTGACGTACCCGACAGCTTGAAAGACGACATCTTGCGCGCCGTCCGCGACAAATCCTGGTCGCGCTATCCCGAACCCATGCAAATGGACCTCGTCGAAGCACTCGCCGACCACGTGGGCGTCCAACCCGAAGGCCTCATCGTCTGTAACGGATCGAACACCCTCGTACAACTCGTCCTCGGCGTCGTATCCGCACCCGGTGTCCAGGTCGTCATCCCCTCGCCCTCATTCTCACTCTACGGTCTCTACACCGACATATTCAGCGGACGCGTCCTCGACATACCCCTCACGGAAAACTACGGCTTCGACATCCCGGCTCTATGCCGCGCTGCCAGCGAAAAAAACGTGCGCCTCATCATCCTCTGCTCCCCCAACAACCCCACGGGCTGCGCCATCTCAAACACAGACCTCGACAAACTCCTATCCAGCACCAGCGCCCTCGTCATGGTCGATGAAGCCTACGGCGAATTCTACACCCAGACCGCCATAGACCTCTTGCCCAAACACCCCAACCTCATCGTACTCAAAACCCTCTCCAAAGCATTTGGCGCCGCGGGCATCCGCATTGGATATCTCATCGCCCATCCCGACTTGCGCGACGAAATCATCAAAGGCAAAATCCCCTTTGACATCAACATCTTCTCGCACACAGCGGCCATGGCCATCCTCAACCACAAAGACCTCATACAAAAACGCATCGCCTTCATCTGCGCAGAACGCGAGCGCGTCTTCCAATCCCTCACCCAAATAGACGGCGTCACACCCTATCCATCACACGCCAACCTCATCCTCTTTGAAGTCGCCGACCCAGACCGCGTCTTCACCGGACTCATCGAACAAGGCGTACTCATCCGCAACGTCACATCCTATCCCATGCTCGACAGGGCGCTGCGCGTATCCATCGGCACCGAACGAGAAAACGACCTGTTTTTAGACGCCCTTAAAAGGACACTGTCTGAAGCGGTGTAA